A stretch of Elusimicrobiota bacterium DNA encodes these proteins:
- the accB gene encoding acetyl-CoA carboxylase biotin carboxyl carrier protein, with protein MNNSKENSLSNGLKKEISALYEIMRNEKLEELEIEEKDFYVHLKRKGKTVKAVPQAAAAQASPAQQEQTSVTAEIQATGETIQSPIMGVFYRAPSPTLSSFVKEGDIANPGKTVCIVEAMKVMNEIKSESKVKIVKILVENGNPVVAGQDLFVIEKV; from the coding sequence ATGAATAATTCAAAAGAAAATTCTTTAAGCAACGGTCTTAAAAAAGAAATTTCTGCGCTTTACGAGATAATGCGGAATGAAAAATTAGAAGAACTTGAAATTGAAGAAAAAGACTTTTATGTTCATTTAAAGCGGAAAGGAAAAACTGTAAAAGCAGTTCCTCAGGCAGCAGCGGCTCAAGCTTCTCCGGCGCAGCAGGAACAGACTTCCGTTACAGCTGAAATTCAAGCCACAGGAGAAACAATACAGTCGCCGATTATGGGAGTTTTTTACCGCGCTCCTTCGCCGACGCTCTCTTCTTTTGTAAAAGAGGGAGACATCGCAAATCCTGGAAAAACCGTATGTATCGTTGAGGCTATGAAAGTTATGAACGAAATTAAATCAGAGTCTAAAGTAAAAATAGTTAAGATACTTGTTGAAAACGGAAATCCTG